One Desulfonatronum thiodismutans DNA segment encodes these proteins:
- the mraY gene encoding phospho-N-acetylmuramoyl-pentapeptide-transferase, translating to MIYHLLYPLGSEYIVFNVFRYITFRSVYALLTALLISIVLGPLFIAWLQRLKCGQHIREDVPKHNGKAGTPTMGGLLIAFSLLTSVLLWGDLTNVYLWLTIFVFVGFGLVGLWDDFLKVVKKRNQGLSAGGKLLGQIVVALGAISLLLLQPAYSTILYFPFLKMLQPDMLWMYIPFAVLVMVGSSNGVNLTDGLDGLAIVPLIVAAACFGIFVYVAGHVQIAKYLQVAYVPGVGEVTVFCAALVGAGLGFLWFNAYPAQVFMGDVGSLSLGGVLGFIAVLAKQELLLLIVGGLFVIETLSVILQVGYFKVTGGKRIFRMAPLHHHFELQGVPESKIIVRCWIFSIIMALISLSALKLR from the coding sequence ATGATCTATCACCTCCTCTACCCGCTGGGGAGCGAATACATCGTTTTTAACGTGTTTCGCTACATCACCTTTCGATCCGTGTACGCCCTGCTCACCGCGTTGCTGATATCCATCGTCCTGGGGCCACTTTTCATCGCCTGGCTGCAACGGTTGAAGTGCGGCCAGCACATCCGAGAGGACGTGCCCAAGCACAACGGCAAGGCCGGAACTCCGACCATGGGCGGCCTGCTGATCGCTTTTTCCCTGCTGACCAGTGTCCTGCTCTGGGGGGACCTGACCAACGTCTACCTCTGGCTGACCATTTTCGTCTTCGTGGGTTTCGGTCTGGTGGGCTTGTGGGACGACTTCCTGAAGGTGGTCAAAAAACGTAATCAGGGCTTGAGCGCCGGAGGCAAGCTGCTGGGACAGATCGTGGTAGCCCTGGGGGCGATATCGCTATTGTTGCTCCAACCGGCCTATTCCACGATCCTGTATTTTCCGTTTTTGAAGATGCTTCAGCCGGACATGCTCTGGATGTACATCCCCTTCGCCGTGCTGGTGATGGTCGGCTCGTCCAACGGAGTCAACCTGACCGATGGGCTGGACGGCCTGGCAATTGTGCCGTTGATCGTGGCCGCGGCATGCTTCGGCATCTTCGTTTACGTAGCCGGTCACGTGCAGATCGCCAAGTATCTCCAAGTGGCCTACGTGCCCGGTGTCGGCGAGGTGACGGTTTTCTGCGCCGCCTTGGTGGGCGCGGGGCTGGGCTTTTTGTGGTTCAACGCCTACCCGGCCCAGGTGTTCATGGGCGACGTGGGCAGTCTGAGTCTGGGCGGCGTCCTGGGGTTCATCGCCGTGTTGGCCAAGCAGGAACTGCTGCTGTTGATTGTGGGAGGGCTTTTCGTGATAGAGACCCTCTCCGTGATCCTTCAGGTAGGGTATTTCAAGGTGACAGGTGGCAAGCGCATCTTTCGGATGGCGCCCCTGCACCACCATTTTGAACTCCAAGGCGTGCCGGAGTCCAAGATCATTGTCCGGTGCTGGATTTTTTCCATCATCATGGCCCTGATTTCCTTGAGCGCCTTGAAACTCCGCTAA
- the murD gene encoding UDP-N-acetylmuramoyl-L-alanine--D-glutamate ligase, with the protein MSNPHQLLPGSAPSRVQPGKIAVVVGTGQSGMAAAALLDHLGGAVRLVDSGKVSREVRDQAEKRGWDVREGGHCTEQFDHAALVVLSPGVNRRKLEPWLTGLGTDQVISELELALGFVDEPIIAVTGTNGKTTTTTLIGRFLEATGRRVFVGGNIGTPLSRYVWERMLAAETGSPSDFKKADILVLEVSSFQLLNTRSLCPNVGVLLNVSPNHLDYHQDMEEYLQAKLSLFASQEPEDTAVFPEEMRELVQARRVTLARTEYFGTQSDLTCPALPGRHNQANIAAAFQACLPFGLTRAAAQTVLDGFTGLPHRLQIVAEQSGVVFVDDSKGTTVQALRAALEAFDRPVLLLAGGVFKGGDLAGLKPLVQSKARAVGLFGASREIFEAAWADAGTPLFWEPTLERAMDRLWLQARPGDVILLSPATASFDLFRDYKHRGMTFQNHLQTLAERDHG; encoded by the coding sequence ATGTCCAACCCGCACCAGTTATTGCCCGGTTCAGCGCCGTCACGGGTCCAACCCGGAAAAATAGCCGTGGTCGTCGGCACGGGCCAATCTGGCATGGCCGCGGCCGCCTTGCTGGACCATCTGGGCGGCGCGGTTCGATTGGTGGATTCCGGGAAGGTGAGTCGAGAGGTCCGTGACCAGGCTGAAAAGCGGGGCTGGGACGTGCGGGAGGGCGGTCATTGCACTGAGCAGTTCGACCACGCCGCTTTGGTGGTCCTCAGTCCGGGCGTGAACCGGCGCAAGCTGGAGCCCTGGTTGACCGGCCTTGGGACGGATCAGGTGATCTCGGAACTGGAACTGGCCCTGGGTTTTGTGGACGAACCGATTATTGCGGTGACCGGAACCAACGGTAAAACCACGACCACCACCCTGATCGGACGCTTTCTGGAAGCCACGGGCCGCCGTGTGTTCGTAGGCGGAAACATCGGGACACCGCTGTCCCGGTATGTTTGGGAACGCATGCTGGCCGCGGAAACCGGTTCACCCTCGGATTTCAAGAAAGCCGATATCCTTGTTTTGGAAGTAAGCAGTTTTCAACTTCTGAACACGCGTTCGCTGTGTCCCAATGTCGGCGTGCTGCTCAACGTCAGTCCGAACCATTTGGATTATCACCAGGATATGGAAGAGTATCTTCAGGCCAAGCTGTCCCTGTTCGCCAGCCAGGAACCCGAGGATACGGCTGTTTTTCCCGAGGAAATGCGGGAGCTGGTCCAGGCGCGTCGCGTGACCCTGGCCAGGACCGAGTATTTTGGCACGCAATCCGATTTGACCTGTCCGGCCCTACCCGGACGGCACAATCAGGCCAACATCGCCGCCGCGTTCCAGGCCTGCCTGCCCTTCGGCCTAACCCGCGCCGCTGCCCAGACGGTCCTGGACGGGTTCACCGGCTTGCCCCACCGGCTGCAAATCGTGGCCGAGCAGAGCGGCGTGGTTTTCGTGGACGACTCCAAGGGCACCACGGTCCAGGCCCTGCGGGCCGCTCTGGAGGCCTTTGACCGTCCGGTGCTACTGCTGGCCGGAGGTGTGTTTAAAGGTGGCGACCTGGCTGGCCTGAAACCTCTCGTGCAAAGCAAGGCTCGGGCCGTGGGGCTGTTCGGGGCCAGCCGGGAAATTTTCGAGGCGGCCTGGGCCGATGCCGGGACGCCGCTGTTTTGGGAACCGACCCTGGAACGGGCCATGGACCGGCTCTGGCTCCAGGCCCGTCCCGGGGACGTGATATTGCTCTCGCCGGCCACGGCCAGTTTCGACCTCTTCCGGGACTACAAGCATCGCGGCATGACGTTTCAGAATCACCTCCAGACCCTTGCGGAGCGAGACCATGGTTAG
- the ftsW gene encoding putative lipid II flippase FtsW has translation MVRLAAVSARGPGAGRGEGVDFWLLSVALLLSGLGLVMVLSSTGIMAERFYADKYYFFKRHLVFLIIGLGVMSAAAAIPRQLYLRLTYVWLALAGGLLVLTLVSPLGVQAGGATRWLSLGPIMIQPLEVAKVALVLYLASFFSRKQEMIRTFGVGFLPPVFITGALCLLLLAQPDFGGAASLMLILFCISFVGGTRLVYLGATSFMALMGAIFLVMSSPYRFRRWFAFLDPFQDAQDVGYQLVQSLYALGGGGWLGEGLGAGKQKLFFLPAAHTDFIMAVIGEELGFVGVSVIFVLVGVLLWRGLRIARLQDGLQERFVAFGMLLILALGAVLNMAVVLGVVPPKGVPMPFLSYGGSSLVISLLCVGVLLNLSRSAGASAGRLNGATL, from the coding sequence ATGGTTAGGCTTGCCGCTGTGTCCGCCCGCGGGCCCGGAGCAGGGCGCGGCGAAGGAGTTGATTTCTGGTTGCTGTCCGTGGCCCTGCTGCTCTCCGGTTTGGGCCTGGTAATGGTACTCAGCTCCACCGGAATCATGGCCGAACGTTTCTACGCGGATAAATACTATTTTTTCAAGCGACACCTGGTCTTTCTGATCATCGGGCTGGGCGTGATGAGTGCGGCCGCGGCCATTCCCCGTCAGTTGTATCTTCGACTCACGTATGTCTGGCTGGCCCTGGCCGGAGGCCTGCTGGTTCTGACCCTGGTTTCGCCCTTGGGGGTGCAGGCCGGAGGGGCGACACGCTGGCTGTCTTTGGGACCAATCATGATCCAGCCCCTGGAAGTTGCCAAAGTGGCCCTGGTCCTTTATCTGGCCTCGTTTTTCAGCCGCAAGCAGGAAATGATCCGCACCTTCGGGGTGGGCTTTTTGCCGCCGGTGTTCATCACCGGGGCGTTGTGCCTTTTGCTCCTGGCCCAGCCGGATTTCGGCGGAGCGGCCTCGCTAATGCTGATCCTTTTTTGCATCAGTTTCGTAGGGGGAACCCGGCTGGTCTATTTAGGGGCGACCTCGTTCATGGCCCTGATGGGAGCGATTTTCCTGGTGATGAGTTCCCCCTACCGCTTCCGACGCTGGTTCGCGTTTCTGGACCCGTTCCAGGACGCCCAGGACGTAGGCTATCAACTGGTTCAATCCCTGTACGCCCTGGGCGGTGGAGGCTGGCTGGGCGAGGGATTGGGGGCCGGGAAGCAGAAGCTGTTTTTTCTGCCCGCGGCGCATACGGATTTTATCATGGCCGTGATCGGCGAGGAGCTGGGCTTTGTCGGCGTATCCGTGATTTTCGTCCTGGTGGGCGTCTTGCTCTGGCGAGGACTGCGCATCGCCAGGTTGCAGGACGGCTTGCAGGAGCGGTTCGTCGCCTTCGGCATGCTGTTGATTCTTGCTCTGGGAGCCGTGCTGAATATGGCCGTGGTTCTGGGCGTGGTCCCGCCCAAAGGCGTTCCCATGCCGTTTCTGAGCTACGGAGGGTCCAGCCTGGTCATCTCCTTGCTCTGCGTGGGCGTGTTGTTGAACCTGTCACGGAGCGCCGGAGCGTCGGCAGGTCGGCTAAACGGAGCAACGCTATGA
- the murG gene encoding undecaprenyldiphospho-muramoylpentapeptide beta-N-acetylglucosaminyltransferase gives MNRVILTTGGTGGHIFPALAVAEELRERHPDIRLLFVGGGRGPEGGWAASAGLDFQALPVSGVLGRGWRALGILWWLPLSVSRAIAIVRGFKPDVVLGLGGYAGFPLVLAAWMMRVPTAIHEQNGLPGMTNRLLGRLVRRVLLSLPDDNHLFDPRKVVVTGNPLRKAVRLLRSAQPEGDSPRRNVLILGGSQGARALNQAVLDSMDGFREERISLWHQTGKADWERISGEYARAGWKQVRVEPFIEDVAEAYAWADLVVCRAGATTLAELTVMGKPSVLVPFPYATHDHQMLNARKLEQAGAAMVLVESYLAQVQLWTVIKDLLDIPGKLRDMRKAAWELGRPEAGADVVRELEGLVQRG, from the coding sequence ATGAACCGGGTGATCCTGACTACCGGGGGAACCGGAGGGCATATTTTCCCGGCCCTGGCCGTGGCCGAAGAGCTGCGAGAGCGGCATCCCGACATCCGGTTGCTCTTCGTGGGCGGTGGGCGCGGGCCGGAAGGCGGGTGGGCGGCTAGCGCCGGCCTGGACTTCCAGGCCCTCCCGGTCTCCGGCGTACTGGGACGGGGTTGGCGGGCCCTGGGCATATTGTGGTGGTTGCCGCTCAGCGTGTCGCGAGCCATTGCCATTGTTCGCGGGTTCAAGCCGGATGTGGTGCTGGGCTTGGGCGGCTATGCCGGGTTTCCCCTGGTTCTGGCGGCCTGGATGATGCGCGTGCCGACGGCGATTCACGAGCAGAACGGTCTGCCCGGGATGACCAACAGGCTGCTGGGAAGGCTGGTACGCCGAGTGCTGCTTTCCCTGCCGGACGATAACCATCTGTTCGATCCTCGGAAGGTGGTAGTCACCGGGAATCCGTTGCGCAAGGCGGTTCGCCTCCTGCGCTCCGCCCAACCCGAAGGGGACAGCCCGCGGCGTAATGTGTTGATCCTCGGCGGAAGCCAGGGGGCCAGGGCCTTGAATCAAGCCGTATTGGACTCCATGGACGGGTTTCGCGAAGAGCGGATCTCCCTGTGGCATCAGACCGGGAAGGCGGACTGGGAGAGGATTTCCGGGGAGTATGCCCGGGCCGGCTGGAAGCAGGTCCGCGTGGAGCCGTTCATTGAGGACGTGGCCGAGGCCTACGCCTGGGCGGATTTGGTGGTGTGCCGGGCCGGAGCGACGACGCTGGCTGAATTGACGGTCATGGGCAAACCCAGCGTCTTGGTTCCCTTCCCCTATGCCACCCATGACCACCAGATGCTCAATGCCCGGAAGTTGGAGCAGGCCGGGGCGGCCATGGTGTTGGTGGAAAGCTATCTGGCTCAGGTCCAATTATGGACCGTGATCAAGGATTTGTTGGATATTCCCGGCAAGTTGCGGGACATGCGCAAGGCAGCCTGGGAATTGGGGCGGCCGGAGGCCGGGGCTGACGTGGTTCGAGAACTTGAAGGATTGGTGCAACGGGGATGA
- the murC gene encoding UDP-N-acetylmuramate--L-alanine ligase → MKSKVTSIHMVGLGGSGMSGIAEVLLNLGYSVSGSDVAPSPVLDHLRTLGAVTYVGHCRGRLDQAQVLVKSTAVRDDNPEVQEARDLGIPIIPRAEMLAELMRLRTGIAVAGTHGKTTTTSILATLFKEAELDPTVIIGGRLRNYGSNALLGQGEYLIAEADESDGSFLCLFPIISVVTNIDADHLDFYPDLASIKEAFVQFMNKVPFYGLNVVCGDDPGVQEVLPQVRRPVVTYGFGADNDVRGELLEGRPGNPFQISWRGETWAEVNLAQPGRHNVLNALGAVGVAIEIGMPKEAVLRGLTNFGGVGRRFEIKGERDGVTVVDDYGHHPKEIVATLRTAREFFPGRRLVVLFQPHRFSRTKALFGDFCRAFDQADRLLLLEIYPASEAPLPGISGSSLAQGIRQVSQTPVDFFPDMGTAGEALPDILRPGDVLLTLGAGNVWQAGQGFLAAA, encoded by the coding sequence ATGAAGTCAAAAGTCACGTCCATCCACATGGTCGGCCTGGGCGGTTCCGGAATGAGCGGCATCGCGGAAGTGTTGCTGAATTTGGGCTATAGCGTCTCGGGTTCGGACGTGGCCCCCAGCCCAGTGCTGGATCACCTGCGGACCCTCGGCGCGGTCACGTATGTCGGGCATTGCAGGGGGCGCTTGGATCAAGCCCAGGTGCTGGTCAAGTCCACGGCGGTGCGGGACGACAATCCGGAGGTCCAGGAAGCACGGGACCTGGGAATTCCAATCATTCCCAGGGCGGAAATGCTGGCCGAACTGATGCGGCTGCGGACCGGAATCGCCGTGGCCGGAACCCACGGCAAGACCACCACCACGTCAATTCTGGCGACCCTTTTTAAGGAAGCTGAGCTGGACCCCACGGTGATCATCGGCGGACGGCTGCGCAATTACGGCAGTAACGCCTTGCTGGGCCAGGGAGAGTACCTGATCGCCGAAGCGGATGAATCCGACGGCTCGTTTCTGTGCCTGTTTCCGATCATCAGCGTGGTGACCAACATCGACGCGGACCATCTGGATTTTTACCCGGACTTGGCGAGCATCAAGGAGGCCTTTGTCCAGTTCATGAACAAGGTGCCGTTCTACGGACTGAACGTGGTCTGCGGCGACGATCCAGGTGTCCAGGAAGTTTTGCCCCAGGTCCGTCGTCCTGTTGTGACCTATGGGTTTGGTGCGGACAACGATGTGCGCGGAGAACTACTGGAAGGTCGCCCGGGCAATCCCTTCCAGATCAGTTGGCGCGGAGAAACCTGGGCCGAAGTCAATTTGGCTCAACCGGGGCGGCATAATGTGCTGAATGCTTTGGGCGCTGTGGGCGTGGCCATTGAAATCGGCATGCCCAAAGAAGCGGTGCTGCGCGGTTTGACCAACTTTGGCGGTGTGGGGCGGCGTTTCGAGATCAAGGGCGAGCGTGACGGCGTGACCGTGGTGGACGACTATGGGCATCACCCCAAGGAAATAGTCGCGACATTGCGCACCGCGCGGGAGTTTTTTCCGGGGAGACGGCTGGTGGTGTTGTTTCAGCCCCACCGTTTTTCCCGAACCAAAGCCCTGTTCGGTGATTTTTGCCGGGCCTTCGACCAAGCCGACCGTTTGTTGTTGCTGGAGATTTATCCGGCATCGGAAGCTCCTTTGCCCGGCATCAGTGGAAGCAGTCTGGCTCAGGGCATTCGGCAGGTCAGCCAGACCCCGGTGGACTTCTTCCCGGATATGGGCACGGCAGGTGAGGCTCTGCCGGACATCCTGCGACCGGGCGACGTGCTGTTGACTTTGGGGGCCGGCAATGTGTGGCAGGCTGGACAAGGTTTTTTGGCGGCTGCGTGA
- the murB gene encoding UDP-N-acetylmuramate dehydrogenase, with protein MKVTRGPLLADRTTLRLGGKAMAEIVVRESPDLDDLAGLLAEQTAKLGARPMVLGEGSNILAANRDLDLVLLRLEGGGDPEIMELGGDGNQIPGKDREGVRIRVPGALRLPRLLGWCAARGLRGLEPWAGIPGSVGGAVAMNAGSYGLEMGQVLERVLIWTPERGGRWLDAADLQFGYRRFDSGLDDAVQLVLAAELRVESDVPDEVRARMRKWFDRKKQTQPITMASAGCVFKNPDEENPAGRLLDLVGLRGFQRGDMAFSELHANFLINLGGGSADDAFALLDLARERVASRFGLELETEVKVLA; from the coding sequence GTGAAGGTAACGAGAGGCCCGCTTCTGGCCGACCGGACGACTTTGCGATTGGGCGGCAAGGCCATGGCCGAGATCGTGGTCCGTGAATCCCCGGACTTGGATGACCTAGCCGGCCTGTTGGCCGAGCAAACGGCCAAACTCGGTGCCCGGCCTATGGTCTTGGGGGAAGGAAGCAACATCCTGGCCGCGAACCGGGATCTGGACCTGGTTTTGCTCCGACTGGAAGGCGGCGGTGATCCTGAGATCATGGAATTGGGCGGGGATGGAAACCAGATTCCAGGAAAGGACCGGGAAGGGGTCCGGATTCGGGTCCCAGGAGCCTTGCGGCTTCCGCGGCTGCTGGGCTGGTGCGCGGCTCGCGGCTTGCGCGGCTTGGAGCCATGGGCGGGGATTCCCGGATCCGTGGGCGGGGCCGTGGCCATGAATGCCGGTTCGTACGGGCTGGAGATGGGCCAGGTTCTGGAGCGAGTTTTGATCTGGACCCCGGAGCGGGGTGGCCGGTGGCTTGATGCCGCTGATCTCCAGTTCGGATACCGGCGGTTCGACTCGGGGCTTGACGATGCGGTTCAGCTGGTGCTGGCCGCGGAATTGCGGGTCGAAAGCGACGTGCCTGATGAAGTCCGAGCGCGGATGCGCAAATGGTTCGATCGGAAGAAACAGACTCAGCCGATCACCATGGCCTCGGCCGGGTGCGTGTTCAAGAATCCCGACGAGGAGAACCCGGCGGGCAGGCTTCTGGACCTGGTCGGGTTGCGCGGGTTTCAGAGAGGCGACATGGCCTTTTCCGAGCTGCACGCGAATTTTTTGATCAACCTCGGGGGCGGGTCTGCTGACGACGCCTTTGCTCTGCTGGATCTGGCACGGGAACGGGTTGCATCTCGCTTCGGTCTGGAACTGGAAACCGAGGTCAAGGTGCTGGCATGA
- a CDS encoding cell division protein FtsQ/DivIB, whose product MPKRTAKPTVKPARNKATRKPLRIGALLAGLVLFMLRFFGWTLGLLLVATLLGSISLGLVYGYRALTTSTHFAVSNVEIIGNRQLSTPEVLNLSGVTVGMNILEVSLGEISRKLQHNPWIESASVRRVLPDGVAIDIVEREPFFWVQQGGSLYYADRKGGPIAALELGRFVSLPVLILEDGAEPNWPLMEEWVRAVERLEFPFGFSEVAWLKVEDANHLRIHLEDRGLVIHFDLSDWRGHRAIMNQVWEDLRSRGELNNIERLTVMSGKAWVLLKQP is encoded by the coding sequence GTGCCAAAGCGAACGGCAAAGCCGACAGTGAAGCCGGCCCGGAACAAAGCAACCAGGAAACCGCTGCGTATCGGCGCGCTGTTGGCGGGGCTGGTCCTGTTCATGTTACGTTTTTTCGGCTGGACCTTGGGGCTGCTGCTGGTGGCGACGCTGCTGGGGAGCATCAGCCTCGGGCTGGTCTACGGTTACCGGGCGTTGACCACGTCCACCCATTTTGCCGTCTCAAACGTGGAGATTATCGGCAACAGGCAGCTCAGCACCCCGGAAGTGCTGAATCTGAGCGGCGTGACCGTGGGCATGAACATCCTGGAGGTCAGTCTGGGTGAAATCAGTCGCAAACTGCAGCACAACCCATGGATTGAAAGCGCTTCGGTCCGACGGGTGCTTCCGGACGGGGTGGCCATCGACATCGTGGAGCGCGAGCCGTTTTTCTGGGTTCAACAGGGTGGATCGCTGTATTACGCGGATCGCAAAGGGGGCCCCATCGCCGCGCTGGAACTGGGTCGCTTCGTGTCCTTGCCGGTCCTGATCCTGGAGGACGGCGCGGAACCGAATTGGCCATTGATGGAAGAGTGGGTGCGGGCCGTGGAGCGTTTGGAGTTCCCGTTCGGGTTTTCAGAGGTGGCTTGGTTAAAGGTGGAGGACGCGAATCATTTACGCATCCATCTGGAAGATCGGGGCTTGGTGATTCATTTTGATCTGAGCGACTGGCGCGGGCATCGTGCAATTATGAATCAGGTTTGGGAAGATTTGCGCTCTCGTGGAGAGCTGAACAATATTGAACGGTTGACCGTCATGTCGGGCAAGGCCTGGGTCCTGTTGAAACAGCCCTGA
- the ftsA gene encoding cell division protein FtsA produces MAKKSSSKSDLIVGLDIGTTKICTVVGEATPNGVDVVGIGTAPSSGLRKGVVVNIEQTVQCIKKALEEAELMAGCEIRSVYSGIAGSHIKGFNSHGVIAVKGGEVTPKDVERVIDAAKAVAIPLDREVIHILPQEFIVDEQNGIADPIGMAGVRLEVKVHIVTGAVSSAQNIIRSCHRAGLDVADIVLQSLASTEAVLTPEEREIGVALVDIGGGTTDVAIFSNNSIKYTSVLALGGSNLTNDIAFGLRTPMLAAEKIKIKYGCALTDIVQKDEIIDVPSVGGREARRVSRRVLAEICEPRMEEILALVEQDLNQSGCKNLIGAGIVLTGGSALLDGMSELGEQIFNLPTRVGYPREVGGLKDVVMNPMYSTAVGLLMYGARKEGLDQRFRIRDTHIFNRILNRMRKWFSDVS; encoded by the coding sequence ATGGCGAAAAAATCATCATCCAAATCCGATCTGATCGTCGGGCTGGACATCGGAACCACCAAGATCTGCACCGTGGTAGGAGAGGCCACGCCCAACGGCGTGGACGTGGTGGGCATCGGCACGGCTCCGTCCTCGGGCCTGCGCAAAGGCGTGGTGGTGAATATCGAGCAGACCGTGCAGTGCATCAAAAAGGCTCTGGAAGAGGCCGAACTGATGGCCGGCTGCGAGATCCGTTCGGTGTATTCCGGCATCGCCGGCAGCCACATCAAGGGCTTCAACAGCCACGGCGTAATCGCGGTCAAGGGCGGAGAAGTGACGCCCAAGGACGTGGAGCGGGTCATCGACGCGGCCAAAGCCGTAGCCATTCCCCTGGACCGCGAGGTGATCCACATCCTGCCCCAGGAGTTCATCGTCGACGAACAAAACGGTATCGCCGACCCCATCGGGATGGCCGGGGTGCGGCTGGAGGTCAAGGTGCACATCGTGACCGGAGCCGTGAGCAGCGCCCAGAACATCATTCGTTCCTGCCATCGGGCCGGCCTGGACGTGGCGGACATCGTCCTGCAGTCCCTGGCATCCACCGAGGCCGTGTTGACTCCGGAGGAGCGAGAAATCGGCGTGGCCCTGGTGGATATCGGTGGAGGGACCACGGACGTGGCGATTTTCTCCAACAATTCCATTAAATATACATCGGTCCTGGCTTTGGGCGGCAGCAACCTGACCAACGACATCGCCTTCGGCCTGCGCACGCCGATGCTGGCCGCGGAAAAAATCAAGATAAAATACGGCTGCGCCCTGACGGACATCGTGCAAAAGGACGAGATCATCGACGTGCCCAGCGTGGGCGGTCGTGAGGCCCGGCGGGTTTCCCGACGGGTGCTGGCGGAGATCTGCGAGCCGCGGATGGAGGAAATTCTAGCCCTGGTGGAACAGGATCTGAACCAGTCCGGGTGCAAAAATCTGATTGGAGCCGGAATCGTCCTGACCGGAGGATCAGCTTTGCTGGATGGGATGTCTGAGCTGGGCGAGCAGATTTTCAACCTGCCCACCCGCGTCGGCTATCCGCGGGAAGTGGGCGGGTTGAAGGACGTGGTGATGAACCCGATGTATTCCACCGCCGTGGGGCTGCTGATGTACGGGGCACGCAAGGAAGGACTGGATCAGCGGTTCCGGATTCGGGACACCCATATTTTCAACCGTATCCTGAACCGGATGCGCAAGTGGTTTTCGGATGTTTCCTGA